In Microbacterium enclense, one genomic interval encodes:
- a CDS encoding 50S ribosome-binding GTPase has product MAKKDAARPGIDEKAFVDASSEARSRYGRFNLAIVGSSGVGKSSLVNAVFGRDWAKVGRGLPVTRGVHFYSDDSLGIWDVEGFEIGSPVPPDQQLRNHLDAIAAHPGDHQISVVWYCVKANDDRLTPADIAMIRELDARGLPVILVLTKVDWIKNPLTGHQGVAKDLQAFVDWLNDPVDATTGERLRIPYRQVILTSTRDRHGKGKGHGLGDLVAQTLELSPERDKDAFRIAQRLNLPWKREMARPIIAAASAAAAGAATVPLPVSDALTLAPIQLTMMGRIAAIYDLEVKTMLSAGALAQFGVQVAGRALATSFLKLIPGAGIVVNAAVAGALTAATGESWLKICELLHTGKIDVRKLDQEWAKYAPSFMDVARKLVERRVGRT; this is encoded by the coding sequence ATGGCGAAGAAAGACGCGGCGCGGCCCGGGATCGATGAGAAGGCGTTCGTCGACGCGTCGTCGGAGGCGCGGTCGCGGTATGGCCGCTTCAATCTCGCGATCGTCGGAAGTTCTGGGGTGGGGAAGTCCTCGCTCGTCAATGCCGTCTTCGGCCGCGACTGGGCGAAGGTCGGCCGGGGACTCCCGGTCACGCGGGGCGTTCATTTCTACAGCGACGATTCCCTGGGGATCTGGGACGTCGAAGGGTTTGAGATCGGCTCGCCCGTCCCACCGGATCAGCAGCTGCGAAACCACCTCGACGCGATCGCCGCACACCCGGGCGACCACCAGATCTCCGTCGTCTGGTACTGCGTGAAGGCCAACGATGATCGCCTCACGCCCGCTGACATCGCCATGATCCGCGAACTCGACGCGCGGGGGCTGCCGGTGATCCTGGTGCTGACGAAGGTCGACTGGATCAAGAACCCCCTCACCGGTCATCAGGGCGTTGCAAAGGACCTGCAGGCCTTCGTCGACTGGTTGAACGACCCGGTTGACGCGACGACGGGCGAGCGGCTGCGCATCCCCTACCGACAGGTCATCCTCACCTCCACCCGCGACCGGCACGGGAAGGGGAAGGGGCATGGCCTCGGTGACCTTGTCGCGCAGACCCTCGAACTCTCCCCCGAGCGTGACAAGGACGCCTTTCGCATCGCACAGCGCCTCAACCTCCCGTGGAAACGGGAGATGGCGCGGCCGATCATCGCCGCGGCGTCCGCCGCGGCCGCGGGGGCGGCGACCGTTCCGCTTCCTGTCTCGGATGCTCTCACTCTTGCGCCGATCCAGCTGACGATGATGGGGCGCATCGCCGCGATCTACGACCTCGAGGTCAAGACGATGCTGTCGGCCGGGGCTCTCGCGCAGTTCGGTGTGCAGGTCGCGGGGCGCGCGCTCGCCACGAGCTTCCTGAAGCTGATCCCGGGCGCCGGCATCGTTGTGAACGCGGCCGTGGCGGGTGCGCTGACGGCGGCGACGGGCGAGAGCTGGCTCAAGATCTGCGAGCTGCTGCACACCGGCAAGATCGACGTGCGCAAGCTCGACCAGGAGTGGGCGAAGTACGCGCCGAGCTTCATGGACGTCGCGCGGAAGCTGGTCGAGCGGCGCGTGGGGCGCACGTAG
- a CDS encoding HEAT repeat domain-containing protein, translating into MTDATPASRLRAALEQTDASARLQAALAAGTRPDDSYIVELVARCAVEPDFFVRDMLTWALTRHDPSNVVLALLPEVSSETAQARSQALHTLSKIGDPVAFSVITPAVLRDRHPEVARAAWRTASGLVPEGAQEDLADELATQFGRGDHDTQRSLSRAFAAIGFRAEGAVERAVASPYDVVSAHARATAIIMDDPDAEFAEAAVEARRLVAQRALPND; encoded by the coding sequence ATGACTGACGCCACCCCCGCCTCGCGCCTGCGCGCCGCGCTCGAGCAGACCGACGCGTCCGCACGGCTGCAGGCCGCGCTCGCCGCCGGCACGCGACCCGATGACAGCTACATCGTCGAGCTCGTGGCGCGGTGCGCGGTGGAGCCCGACTTCTTCGTCCGCGACATGCTGACCTGGGCTCTCACACGGCACGATCCCTCTAACGTGGTTCTGGCGCTGCTGCCCGAGGTGTCGTCCGAAACTGCGCAGGCACGCAGCCAGGCGTTGCACACGCTGTCGAAGATCGGCGACCCCGTCGCCTTCTCGGTGATCACGCCGGCCGTCCTGCGCGATCGCCACCCCGAGGTGGCCCGGGCCGCCTGGCGCACGGCATCCGGTCTCGTTCCCGAAGGGGCCCAGGAAGACCTCGCCGACGAACTCGCCACGCAGTTCGGACGCGGCGACCACGACACGCAGCGCAGCCTGAGCCGTGCCTTCGCCGCGATCGGATTCCGCGCCGAGGGCGCCGTCGAACGCGCGGTGGCGTCGCCGTACGACGTCGTCAGTGCACATGCGCGCGCGACCGCGATCATCATGGACGACCCCGATGCGGAGTTCGCCGAAGCGGCGGTCGAGGCGCGTCGCCTGGTGGCGCAGCGGGCTCTGCCGAACGACTGA
- a CDS encoding LacI family DNA-binding transcriptional regulator, whose translation MVKIDEVARAAGVSISTVSYALSGKRPVSVETRRRIQAAVHELGYSPNAGARMLAGSQTNIFALSEPLRADSHAPSHMSFMHAMTVAARRKEYDMLLLTDEDASAGMKRVAQSGLVDAILVLDVAPDDARVEIARASATPTIFVGIPNDHENLVCVDLDFERATVEAVDRLADAGHRAIGLIGGSERAYEKSNFPSRVRAALSERATERGMSAVAVASGPVVTDRSHVRRSVRRFVEDGVTGIVLHAPEEVLQVVLVELDALGTSVPGDVSIVSVGSSFDTDAQSTPVDSIPLVPQSSCELAVDLAIELIAGRPVASGLHLIAPTYLERGSVAAAPPA comes from the coding sequence ATGGTCAAGATCGACGAGGTCGCCCGCGCCGCCGGCGTGTCGATCAGTACCGTCTCCTACGCGCTGAGCGGCAAGCGCCCGGTGTCGGTCGAGACGCGGCGGCGCATCCAGGCCGCCGTGCACGAACTCGGGTACAGCCCCAACGCCGGTGCGCGCATGCTCGCCGGCAGCCAGACGAACATCTTCGCGCTGTCGGAGCCGCTCCGCGCCGACTCCCACGCCCCGAGCCACATGTCGTTCATGCACGCGATGACGGTCGCCGCTCGCCGGAAGGAGTACGACATGCTCCTCCTCACCGACGAAGACGCCTCGGCCGGCATGAAGAGAGTCGCGCAGAGCGGACTCGTGGATGCCATCCTCGTGCTCGATGTCGCCCCCGACGACGCGCGGGTCGAGATCGCCCGCGCGAGCGCGACCCCGACGATCTTCGTCGGCATCCCGAACGACCACGAGAACCTCGTGTGCGTCGACCTCGACTTCGAGCGCGCCACCGTCGAGGCCGTCGATCGACTCGCCGACGCCGGACATCGCGCCATCGGCCTCATCGGCGGGTCGGAGCGGGCGTACGAGAAGTCGAACTTCCCCTCTCGTGTGCGGGCGGCGCTGTCGGAACGCGCGACGGAGCGGGGAATGAGCGCGGTGGCGGTGGCATCCGGTCCCGTCGTCACCGACCGCAGCCACGTGCGTCGCTCGGTGCGCCGCTTCGTCGAGGACGGGGTCACCGGAATCGTGCTGCACGCTCCGGAGGAAGTCCTCCAGGTCGTGCTCGTCGAGCTCGACGCCCTCGGCACGAGCGTGCCCGGCGACGTGTCGATCGTGTCGGTCGGCAGCAGCTTCGACACCGATGCCCAGTCCACCCCCGTCGACTCGATCCCGCTCGTGCCGCAGAGCTCGTGCGAGCTCGCCGTCGACCTCGCCATCGAGCTGATCGCCGGGCGGCCCGTGGCATCCGGTCTCCATCTCATCGCCCCGACCTATCTCGAGCGCGGCTCCGTCGCCGCGGCTCCTCCGGCCTGA
- a CDS encoding extracellular solute-binding protein — MARTNAQRRATRALAAVGSIAVAALTLSACSGGGGDAGSTDGEGKTLTLWHYEGADSAMAKAWNAAVPIFEEKTGATVKIEEKSFEQIQKTASQVLDTDAAPDLMEFNKGNATAGFLASTGLIADISDAVTEYGWDAKLAPSLQTTAKYSSDGVMGGDTWYGVPNYGEFVGVYYNLDAFAAAGVEVPTTYAEFVKALDAFVAKGITPLAESGAEYPLGQLWYQLALSKADRSWVDDYQLYTNPVDWNGPEVDYASETLKEYVDKGYIAKDVSSVKAEDAGVSFINGTSPIFVSGSWWYGRFAEEAGFDWSLAAFPESKLSLGSSGNLWVVPERSKNKDLAYQFIDITMSPEIQAIIGNNGGVPVAADTADITDAKSKELIDTFNGVLADDGLSFYPDWPAPGFYDVLVQELQGLVTGTQDAATTNANLGKKYDEGTADFR, encoded by the coding sequence ATGGCACGCACGAACGCACAACGACGCGCGACCCGGGCCCTCGCGGCCGTCGGCTCGATCGCCGTCGCCGCCCTCACCCTCTCCGCCTGCAGCGGAGGTGGCGGCGACGCCGGATCCACCGACGGCGAGGGCAAGACCCTCACCCTCTGGCACTACGAGGGAGCCGACAGTGCCATGGCCAAGGCGTGGAACGCCGCCGTGCCGATCTTCGAGGAGAAGACCGGGGCGACGGTGAAGATCGAGGAGAAGTCCTTCGAGCAGATCCAGAAGACGGCGAGTCAGGTGCTCGACACCGACGCCGCTCCCGACCTCATGGAGTTCAACAAGGGCAACGCCACCGCCGGCTTCCTCGCCAGCACCGGTCTGATCGCCGACATCAGCGACGCGGTCACCGAGTACGGGTGGGATGCCAAGCTCGCTCCGTCGCTGCAGACCACGGCGAAGTACTCTTCCGACGGGGTCATGGGGGGAGACACCTGGTACGGCGTGCCCAACTACGGCGAGTTCGTCGGCGTCTACTACAACCTCGACGCCTTCGCCGCGGCCGGTGTGGAGGTGCCGACCACGTACGCCGAGTTCGTGAAGGCCCTCGACGCCTTCGTCGCGAAGGGCATCACCCCGCTCGCCGAATCCGGCGCCGAGTACCCGCTCGGCCAGCTCTGGTACCAGCTGGCGCTCTCGAAGGCCGATCGCTCGTGGGTCGACGACTACCAGCTCTACACGAACCCCGTCGACTGGAACGGCCCCGAGGTCGACTATGCCTCGGAGACCCTCAAGGAGTACGTCGACAAGGGCTACATCGCCAAGGACGTCTCCTCCGTCAAGGCAGAAGACGCGGGCGTCTCGTTCATCAACGGCACCTCCCCGATCTTCGTCTCGGGATCGTGGTGGTACGGCCGGTTCGCGGAGGAAGCCGGATTCGACTGGAGCCTCGCGGCGTTCCCCGAGTCGAAGCTCTCGCTGGGGTCGTCGGGCAACCTCTGGGTCGTTCCGGAGCGCTCGAAGAACAAGGACCTCGCCTACCAGTTCATCGACATCACGATGAGCCCCGAGATCCAGGCGATCATCGGCAACAACGGTGGCGTTCCGGTGGCCGCCGACACCGCCGACATCACGGATGCCAAGAGCAAGGAGCTCATCGACACGTTCAACGGCGTCCTCGCCGACGACGGACTGTCGTTCTACCCCGACTGGCCCGCCCCCGGCTTCTACGACGTGCTCGTGCAGGAACTGCAGGGACTGGTCACCGGAACCCAGGATGCCGCGACCACCAACGCGAACCTCGGGAAGAAGTACGACGAGGGAACCGCGGACTTCCGCTGA
- a CDS encoding sugar ABC transporter permease: MALLTRPARVALPPEQPAIPQRRGGTAGYWLYLLPGFVLLLVIVIIPLVWNVFLTFTKWRGIGDPEFIGLDNWTKLLADEDFWTSFVNSIWMILAMVVVPTIVGLTVAALLFDVVGRKFGGKVGSFLRATYYLPQILPIAVAGIVIGWIVRPGDTGALNQVLRALGLPSYDWLGQMPSALIVLMVVLVWVQIGYPVVVFMAALQRVDPELYEAAELDGANWFQRFTAITMSIIRPEIFVVTLTCTIAALKVFGPVYVITQGGPAGSTIVPAYYAYLEFFTKRNVGYGATIATVLTIVVVIVSIVFIRVQGSLERKERAGL; this comes from the coding sequence ATGGCCCTTCTGACCCGCCCGGCGCGCGTGGCCCTGCCACCCGAACAGCCGGCCATCCCCCAACGCCGAGGCGGCACCGCCGGCTACTGGCTCTACCTGCTCCCCGGCTTCGTCCTGCTGCTGGTGATCGTCATCATCCCGCTGGTGTGGAACGTCTTCCTCACCTTCACGAAGTGGCGCGGCATCGGCGACCCCGAGTTCATCGGCCTTGACAACTGGACCAAGCTGCTCGCCGACGAGGACTTCTGGACCTCGTTCGTCAACTCGATCTGGATGATCCTCGCGATGGTCGTCGTCCCGACGATCGTCGGCCTCACCGTCGCCGCCCTGCTCTTCGACGTCGTCGGGCGCAAGTTCGGCGGCAAGGTCGGCAGCTTCCTGCGTGCCACCTACTACCTGCCGCAGATCCTCCCCATCGCGGTGGCCGGCATCGTCATCGGCTGGATCGTCCGCCCGGGCGACACCGGCGCCCTCAACCAGGTCCTCCGCGCCCTCGGCCTCCCGTCGTACGACTGGCTCGGGCAGATGCCCTCGGCGCTCATCGTGCTGATGGTCGTGCTCGTCTGGGTGCAGATCGGCTATCCCGTCGTGGTGTTCATGGCCGCACTCCAGCGCGTGGACCCCGAGCTGTACGAGGCCGCCGAGCTCGACGGGGCGAACTGGTTCCAGCGCTTCACGGCGATCACGATGAGCATCATCCGCCCCGAGATCTTCGTCGTGACCCTCACCTGCACGATCGCGGCACTGAAGGTCTTCGGCCCCGTCTACGTCATCACCCAGGGCGGACCCGCGGGGTCCACGATCGTCCCCGCCTACTACGCCTACCTCGAGTTCTTCACGAAGCGGAACGTCGGCTACGGCGCGACCATCGCGACCGTCCTCACGATCGTCGTCGTCATCGTCTCGATCGTGTTCATCCGGGTGCAGGGCTCGCTCGAACGCAAGGAAAGGGCGGGACTCTGA
- a CDS encoding carbohydrate ABC transporter permease, whose product MTRRRPVDWLLLALVVVGALLVLAPFYLVLVNSFKSPVDYATSGPLALPQQLDFGGIVDFWNRVDFPRKVGNSILISGVVAVLAVLISVLNAFAIGIGRVRGRTGIVLLFLMANLLPQEALLYPLYYMFKEVGLYDNVWSVIIVFTVVQAAFGTYLLSSVYGTFPREILEAAAIDGATRWQILWRVIFPISRPTLSVLLIFFFIWTWNEFLIPLTFLASNDNQTVPVAISVLQGDRLMDVTTISASALLGIIPTLIFFLIFQRTLTRGITAGAVK is encoded by the coding sequence ATGACTCGCCGCCGCCCGGTCGACTGGCTGCTGCTCGCGCTCGTCGTCGTCGGAGCGCTCCTCGTGCTCGCGCCGTTCTACCTCGTGCTCGTGAACTCGTTCAAGTCGCCCGTCGACTACGCGACCTCGGGCCCGCTCGCTCTGCCGCAGCAGCTCGACTTCGGCGGGATCGTCGACTTCTGGAACCGCGTCGACTTCCCCCGCAAGGTCGGCAACTCGATCCTCATCTCGGGCGTCGTCGCGGTGCTCGCGGTGCTGATCTCGGTGCTCAACGCCTTCGCGATCGGGATCGGGCGCGTGCGCGGGCGCACCGGCATCGTGTTGCTGTTCCTCATGGCGAACCTGCTCCCGCAGGAGGCGCTGCTGTACCCGCTGTACTACATGTTCAAAGAGGTCGGCCTGTACGACAACGTCTGGTCGGTCATCATCGTGTTCACCGTGGTGCAGGCGGCCTTCGGCACCTACCTGCTGTCGTCGGTGTACGGCACGTTCCCGCGCGAGATCCTCGAAGCCGCGGCGATCGACGGCGCGACCCGCTGGCAGATCCTCTGGCGCGTGATCTTCCCGATCAGCCGCCCGACCCTCTCGGTGCTGCTGATCTTCTTCTTCATCTGGACGTGGAACGAGTTCCTCATCCCGCTGACGTTCCTGGCATCCAACGACAACCAGACCGTGCCGGTCGCGATCAGCGTCCTGCAGGGCGATCGCCTCATGGATGTCACCACCATCAGTGCGTCGGCGCTGCTCGGCATCATCCCGACGCTCATCTTCTTCCTCATCTTCCAACGCACGCTGACACGCGGCATCACGGCAGGAGCAGTCAAGTAA
- the yicI gene encoding alpha-xylosidase has translation MKFTDGFWLMRHGVTVDYAAEAYDIGETENTPDGPGLVVHAPTKVIAKRGDVLNRTLLTVTLSSPLEGVVRVRIVHHDGGGRGAGFALPGAVGGGDVDVEAGTLTAGRLVARVSPGAPWELSFEVDGQRVTGSGHRSVGRVSLAADADVDAGVISNVGADTGVPASRHFVHEQLDLGVGETIYGLGERFGPVVKNGQTVDIWNADGGTSSEQAYKSVPFYVSSSGYGVLVNDPGHVSFEVGSENVERVQFSVSGEALEYFVIAGPTPKDVLERYTALTGRPPVVPAWSFGTWLTTSFTTDYDEQTVNAFIDGMAERDLPLSVFHFDCFWMREFNWTDFEWDTRVFPDPDAMLQRLHDRGLRVSVWINPYIAQRSVLFAEGVEKGYFVRRPDGSPWQWDLWAPGMALVDFTNPEATAWYQSHVRKLIAQGVDCFKTDFGERIPTDVVWHDGTDPERMHNLYAQLYNAAVHEVLVSERGVGEAVLFARSATAGGQTMPVHWGGDNSSTFTSMAETLRGGLSLAWSGFAFWSHDIGGFEGTPDPAVFKRWIAYGMLSSHSRFHGSDSYRVPWAFDDEAVDVARSFSRLKLRLMPYLYAAAREASVTGVPVMRPMALEFPDDPATAYLDRQYMLGPDLLVAPVFSASGDVSVYLPSGEWTHLLSGERVTGGGWRREKHGFDSLPLYVRPGAVLPWGARDDRPDYDYLDGLRLRVFPGGEGIAEVTVTTPEGRSETFRVDRGDVTE, from the coding sequence ATGAAGTTCACCGATGGTTTCTGGCTCATGCGTCACGGCGTGACCGTCGACTACGCGGCCGAGGCCTACGACATCGGCGAGACCGAGAACACCCCCGACGGACCGGGACTCGTGGTGCACGCCCCCACCAAGGTGATCGCCAAACGCGGCGACGTGCTGAATCGGACGCTTCTCACCGTCACTCTCTCGTCGCCCCTCGAGGGAGTCGTGCGGGTGCGCATCGTGCACCACGACGGCGGCGGCCGGGGCGCGGGTTTCGCGCTGCCGGGGGCCGTCGGCGGCGGCGACGTGGACGTCGAGGCGGGCACCCTGACGGCGGGGCGGCTCGTCGCGCGGGTTTCTCCGGGTGCGCCGTGGGAGCTCTCGTTCGAGGTCGACGGGCAGCGCGTCACGGGCAGCGGCCACCGCTCGGTCGGGCGGGTGAGCCTCGCGGCGGATGCCGATGTCGACGCGGGCGTGATCTCGAACGTCGGGGCCGACACGGGTGTGCCCGCCTCGCGACACTTCGTGCACGAGCAGCTCGACCTCGGTGTCGGCGAGACGATCTACGGTCTCGGCGAACGCTTCGGACCCGTGGTGAAGAACGGCCAGACGGTCGACATCTGGAACGCCGATGGCGGCACCTCGAGCGAACAGGCGTACAAGAGCGTGCCGTTCTACGTCTCGTCGAGCGGGTACGGCGTGCTCGTCAACGACCCCGGGCACGTCTCGTTCGAGGTCGGCTCCGAGAACGTCGAGCGCGTGCAGTTCTCCGTCTCAGGGGAGGCGCTGGAGTACTTCGTCATCGCCGGCCCCACCCCGAAAGACGTCCTCGAGCGCTACACCGCGCTCACCGGTCGGCCGCCTGTCGTGCCCGCGTGGTCTTTCGGCACCTGGCTCACCACGTCGTTCACCACTGATTACGACGAGCAGACCGTGAACGCGTTCATCGACGGCATGGCCGAGCGCGACCTCCCCCTGTCGGTGTTCCACTTCGACTGCTTCTGGATGCGCGAGTTCAACTGGACCGACTTCGAGTGGGACACCCGGGTCTTCCCGGATCCGGATGCCATGCTCCAGCGCCTGCATGACCGGGGCCTGCGGGTGTCGGTGTGGATCAACCCCTACATCGCCCAGCGCTCGGTGCTGTTCGCCGAGGGGGTCGAGAAGGGCTACTTCGTGCGCCGGCCCGACGGGTCGCCCTGGCAGTGGGACCTGTGGGCGCCGGGCATGGCGCTCGTCGACTTCACCAACCCCGAGGCCACGGCGTGGTACCAGTCGCACGTGCGAAAGCTCATCGCGCAGGGCGTGGACTGCTTCAAGACCGACTTCGGCGAGCGGATCCCCACCGACGTCGTCTGGCACGACGGCACCGATCCCGAGCGCATGCACAACCTCTACGCGCAGCTCTACAACGCGGCCGTGCACGAGGTGCTCGTCTCCGAGCGGGGTGTCGGAGAGGCCGTGCTCTTCGCGCGGTCGGCGACCGCGGGAGGGCAGACCATGCCCGTGCACTGGGGCGGCGACAACTCCTCGACCTTCACGTCGATGGCCGAGACGCTTCGGGGCGGCCTGTCGCTCGCGTGGAGCGGCTTCGCGTTCTGGAGTCACGACATCGGCGGCTTCGAGGGCACGCCCGACCCGGCGGTGTTCAAGCGCTGGATCGCCTACGGGATGCTGTCGTCGCACAGCCGCTTCCACGGCTCCGACTCGTACCGGGTGCCGTGGGCGTTCGACGACGAGGCGGTCGACGTGGCGCGGTCGTTCTCGCGGCTCAAGCTGCGGCTCATGCCCTACCTCTACGCGGCGGCGCGCGAGGCGAGCGTGACGGGCGTTCCCGTGATGCGGCCGATGGCTCTGGAGTTCCCCGACGACCCCGCGACCGCCTACCTCGACCGCCAGTACATGCTCGGCCCCGACCTTCTCGTCGCGCCCGTTTTCTCGGCATCCGGTGATGTGTCGGTCTACCTGCCGTCTGGGGAGTGGACCCATCTGCTGTCCGGCGAGCGCGTGACCGGCGGCGGCTGGCGTCGCGAGAAGCACGGCTTCGACTCGCTGCCGCTGTACGTGCGGCCGGGGGCGGTGCTCCCGTGGGGCGCTCGCGACGACCGCCCCGACTACGACTACCTCGACGGGCTGCGGCTGCGGGTCTTCCCCGGCGGCGAGGGGATCGCCGAGGTGACGGTCACGACGCCGGAGGGGCGGAGCGAGACGTTCCGCGTGGACCGAGGGGACGTGACGGAGTAG
- a CDS encoding FAD-binding oxidoreductase, with protein MTATPWLPAHVESVAPLTSHARSLVLDVPGWTGSLPGQHLDIRLTAEDGYQAERSYSIANFGPGERVELAVDEVEDGEVSPYLVEEVRPGDFLEVKGPLGQYFVWRESDPSPVQLIAGGSGIVPLLSIARARAAAGTAQPFRLLYSVRSAPDAMYADEILRLGAAGIRTDWIHTRLAPAGSVRTAGRVTQTDLEALTIPPEDRPLIFICGPTAFVEATADAVVAAGHPPLRVRTERFGGA; from the coding sequence GTGACGGCGACGCCCTGGCTGCCGGCGCACGTCGAGTCGGTCGCGCCGCTCACCTCGCACGCCCGCTCGCTCGTGCTCGATGTGCCGGGCTGGACCGGGAGCCTGCCCGGGCAGCACCTCGACATCCGCCTCACGGCCGAGGACGGTTACCAGGCGGAACGGTCCTACTCGATCGCGAACTTCGGTCCCGGCGAGCGCGTCGAGCTCGCCGTCGACGAGGTCGAAGACGGCGAGGTCTCGCCCTACCTCGTCGAGGAGGTACGCCCCGGCGACTTCCTCGAAGTGAAGGGTCCGCTGGGCCAGTACTTCGTCTGGCGCGAGAGCGATCCCTCCCCCGTGCAGCTCATCGCCGGCGGCTCGGGCATCGTGCCGCTGCTCTCGATCGCCCGGGCGCGCGCGGCCGCAGGCACCGCCCAGCCCTTCCGGTTGCTGTACTCGGTACGTTCGGCACCGGATGCCATGTACGCCGATGAGATCCTGCGGCTCGGGGCCGCCGGCATCCGCACCGACTGGATCCATACGCGCCTCGCTCCCGCCGGATCGGTGCGCACCGCGGGCCGCGTCACGCAGACCGACCTCGAAGCCCTGACGATCCCGCCCGAGGATCGTCCGCTCATCTTCATCTGCGGGCCGACGGCTTTCGTCGAGGCCACCGCCGACGCGGTCGTCGCCGCCGGCCACCCGCCCCTGCGGGTGCGGACGGAGCGTTTCGGCGGGGCGTGA
- a CDS encoding molybdopterin-dependent oxidoreductase, with product MAEFSRGFGARRREANPHLPPGQYLTEDFPVLSAGPTPRIRTEDWQFAIRTETGATTTWTWDEIHALPIEDVHTDIHCVTRWSKFGTSWRGVSVDTLLADVDSAAPSVMAHSYGGYTTNVPVKDLMGGKAWVVFEFDGKPLAPEHGGPARLLVPHLYFWKSAKWVRGLVLQARDEPGFWEQNGYNMHGDPWREERYW from the coding sequence ATGGCCGAGTTCAGCAGGGGTTTTGGAGCGCGTCGACGCGAAGCGAATCCGCACCTTCCCCCGGGGCAGTACCTGACCGAGGACTTCCCGGTTCTCTCCGCGGGTCCGACCCCGCGCATCCGGACCGAGGACTGGCAGTTCGCCATCCGCACCGAGACGGGCGCGACGACGACGTGGACGTGGGACGAGATCCACGCCCTGCCGATCGAGGACGTGCACACCGACATCCACTGCGTGACCCGGTGGTCGAAGTTCGGCACATCGTGGCGCGGCGTCTCGGTCGACACGCTGCTGGCCGACGTCGACAGCGCGGCCCCCTCGGTGATGGCGCACTCGTACGGCGGCTACACGACGAACGTGCCCGTGAAAGACCTCATGGGCGGCAAGGCGTGGGTCGTCTTCGAGTTCGACGGGAAGCCGCTCGCGCCCGAACACGGGGGACCTGCGCGACTTCTCGTCCCGCACCTCTACTTCTGGAAGAGCGCCAAATGGGTGCGCGGACTCGTCCTGCAGGCGCGCGACGAACCCGGCTTCTGGGAGCAGAACGGGTACAACATGCACGGCGATCCGTGGCGCGAAGAGCGGTACTGGTGA
- a CDS encoding ABC transporter ATP-binding protein, whose amino-acid sequence MTAVLELRGATRVHGEGVREVTALHHADLVVRPREFVAVMGPSGSGKSTLLHLAGGLDRPTSGQVLLEGTDIGGLDATKLALLRRRSVGYVFQDFNLLPSLTAAENVAFPLELDGHSARRARRAALEVLADTGLTDVADRRPDELSGGQAQRVAIARALVGARRLVLADEPTGALDSATGTAVLEVLRDRADRGAAVLMVTHEPRFAAWADRTIFLRDGRIVDQTGPSDPDALLAEASGVV is encoded by the coding sequence ATGACCGCCGTCCTCGAGCTGCGCGGCGCCACACGCGTGCACGGCGAGGGAGTCCGCGAAGTCACCGCCCTGCACCACGCCGATCTGGTCGTCCGCCCGCGGGAGTTCGTCGCCGTCATGGGGCCGTCCGGCTCGGGCAAGTCGACGCTGCTCCACCTCGCCGGAGGCCTCGACCGACCGACGTCGGGTCAGGTGCTCCTCGAAGGCACCGACATCGGCGGCCTCGACGCGACCAAGCTCGCGCTTCTTCGCCGTCGGAGCGTCGGCTACGTGTTCCAGGATTTCAACCTCCTCCCCTCCCTCACCGCCGCCGAGAACGTCGCGTTCCCCCTCGAGCTCGACGGCCACTCCGCACGCCGCGCGCGCCGGGCCGCGCTCGAGGTCCTCGCCGATACGGGGCTGACCGATGTGGCGGACCGCCGCCCCGATGAGCTCTCGGGCGGACAGGCCCAACGCGTGGCGATCGCCCGTGCCCTCGTCGGAGCGCGCCGACTCGTGCTCGCCGACGAACCGACCGGTGCACTCGACTCGGCCACGGGCACCGCCGTTCTGGAGGTGCTGCGCGACCGCGCCGATCGAGGGGCGGCCGTGCTCATGGTCACGCACGAACCGCGATTCGCCGCGTGGGCCGACCGGACGATCTTCCTGCGCGACGGACGCATCGTCGACCAGACGGGACCCAGCGATCCCGACGCGCTGCTCGCCGAGGCATCCGGAGTCGTGTGA